A region of Polyangiaceae bacterium DNA encodes the following proteins:
- the boxB gene encoding benzoyl-CoA 2,3-epoxidase subunit BoxB — protein MTSIATNEKIPNNVNLASDRRLQRALEEWQPNFIKWWVEMGPAGFQQHDVWLRTAISADSDGWAHFDYVKMPDYRWGIFLADPVKDRTIGFGDDMGKPAWQEVPGEHRNALRRLIVTQGDTEPASVEQQRHLGETCPSLYDLRNLFQVNVEEGRHLWAMVYLLHSYFGRDGREEAEALLERRSGNADNPRILGAFNAPMLDWLSFFMFTYFTDRDGKYQLLALAESAFDPLSRTTRFMLTEEAHHMFVGETGVQRVVERTAEFMRDNKDVDPRSQGLIDLPTVQRFVNYWFSISLDLFGGEISSNAAQYFASGLKGRAHEERYEDHVALTTSVEMDVPKDGALVRESVPMRTAMNEVLRASYIEDCQRGVDKWNKTIAESGVPFELTLPSSRFNRQVGIYAGLHFAPDGRPLSEAEWQEQKAAWLPSDKDREYLASIMTRPVFEPGKMAHWIAAPKKGIKGKPVEFEYVRHD, from the coding sequence ATGACGTCCATCGCGACCAACGAGAAGATCCCCAACAACGTCAACCTCGCCTCCGACCGGCGCCTGCAGCGCGCGCTCGAGGAGTGGCAGCCCAACTTCATCAAGTGGTGGGTCGAGATGGGGCCCGCGGGCTTCCAGCAGCACGACGTGTGGCTGCGCACCGCCATCAGCGCTGACAGCGACGGCTGGGCACACTTCGACTACGTCAAGATGCCGGACTACCGCTGGGGTATCTTCCTGGCGGATCCGGTCAAGGACCGCACCATCGGCTTCGGCGACGACATGGGCAAGCCGGCCTGGCAGGAGGTCCCAGGTGAGCACCGCAACGCTCTGCGCCGGCTGATCGTCACCCAGGGCGACACCGAGCCGGCCAGCGTGGAGCAGCAGCGCCACCTGGGCGAGACCTGCCCCAGCCTGTACGACCTGCGCAACCTGTTCCAGGTCAACGTGGAGGAAGGCCGCCACCTCTGGGCGATGGTCTACCTGCTCCACTCGTACTTCGGCCGCGACGGTCGCGAGGAGGCGGAGGCCTTGCTCGAGCGCCGCAGCGGCAACGCGGACAATCCCCGGATCTTGGGCGCCTTCAACGCCCCGATGTTGGATTGGCTGTCGTTCTTCATGTTCACCTACTTCACCGACCGCGACGGCAAGTACCAGCTCCTGGCCCTGGCGGAGAGCGCCTTCGATCCGCTCTCGCGCACCACGCGCTTCATGCTCACCGAGGAGGCTCACCACATGTTCGTGGGAGAGACTGGCGTCCAGCGCGTCGTGGAGCGCACGGCCGAGTTCATGCGCGACAACAAGGACGTGGACCCGCGCTCGCAGGGCCTGATCGACCTGCCGACCGTCCAGCGCTTCGTGAACTACTGGTTCTCGATCTCGCTCGACCTGTTCGGCGGCGAGATCTCCAGCAACGCCGCGCAGTACTTCGCCTCCGGGCTCAAGGGCCGGGCGCACGAGGAGCGCTACGAGGATCACGTGGCGCTCACCACGAGCGTCGAGATGGACGTGCCCAAGGACGGCGCGTTGGTCCGCGAGTCGGTGCCGATGCGGACGGCGATGAACGAGGTACTGCGCGCGTCGTACATCGAGGACTGCCAGCGCGGTGTCGACAAGTGGAACAAGACCATCGCCGAGAGCGGTGTCCCGTTCGAGCTCACGCTCCCGAGCTCGCGCTTCAATCGGCAGGTCGGCATCTACGCGGGCCTGCACTTCGCGCCGGACGGGCGTCCGCTCAGCGAGGCGGAGTGGCAGGAGCAGAAGGCCGCCTGGCTCCCCAGCGACAAGGACCGCGAATACCTGGCCAGCATCATGACGCGGCCCGTGTTCGAGCCCGGCAAGATGGCGCACTGGATCGCGGCGCCCAAGAAGGGCATCAAGGGCAAGCCGGTCGAGTTCGAGTACGTGCGGCACGACTGA
- a CDS encoding serine/threonine protein kinase, with the protein MSATSAYEELQEGSKLGPYQLLVAVAQGGMARVWAARHVPTNRVVAVKTIRPELAGNRVYQKLFTDEARFAAAVKHPNVCQVLASGEERGVLYIAMEWVIGESLARVLKPNRGDTPQPVEPRFAAKIIAECADALHAAHEVRAEDGSLVRIVHADVSPQNLMLTTTGRAKLVDFGVARSVANGKLAEFPQLDGKAAYMAPEHAAGKRLSRLSDVFTLGVCLYEISTAARPFATGNREATIERLLKGDFPLPSELVPDYPQQLERILRRAMAMEPAHRYPSALRLKAALEEWVAYSGPPVDDRALAEFVRARAGAIISEREAVIARSMGGRA; encoded by the coding sequence ATGAGCGCCACGTCCGCCTACGAAGAGCTCCAGGAAGGCAGCAAGCTCGGGCCGTACCAGCTCCTGGTGGCCGTGGCCCAGGGCGGCATGGCCCGAGTCTGGGCTGCGCGGCACGTGCCGACGAACCGCGTGGTCGCGGTCAAGACGATCCGCCCGGAGCTGGCGGGCAATCGCGTCTACCAGAAGCTGTTCACCGACGAAGCGCGCTTCGCGGCGGCAGTGAAGCACCCGAACGTGTGCCAGGTGCTCGCCTCCGGCGAGGAGCGCGGCGTGCTCTACATCGCCATGGAGTGGGTGATTGGCGAGAGCCTGGCGCGCGTGCTCAAGCCGAACCGTGGCGACACGCCGCAGCCGGTCGAGCCGCGCTTCGCCGCGAAGATCATCGCCGAGTGCGCCGACGCGCTGCACGCCGCCCACGAGGTGCGAGCCGAGGACGGCAGCTTGGTGCGCATCGTCCACGCCGACGTGTCGCCGCAGAACCTGATGCTGACCACCACGGGCCGCGCGAAGCTCGTCGACTTCGGCGTCGCGCGCTCGGTGGCGAACGGCAAGCTCGCCGAATTTCCGCAGCTCGACGGCAAGGCGGCCTACATGGCGCCGGAGCACGCCGCCGGGAAGCGCCTGAGCCGGCTCTCGGACGTGTTCACGCTGGGCGTGTGTCTGTACGAGATCTCGACCGCCGCCCGGCCCTTCGCCACCGGAAACCGCGAGGCGACCATCGAGCGCTTGCTCAAGGGCGACTTCCCGTTGCCCAGCGAGCTCGTCCCGGACTACCCGCAGCAGCTCGAGCGCATCTTGCGCCGCGCAATGGCCATGGAGCCGGCCCACCGCTACCCCTCGGCGCTGCGCCTGAAAGCCGCGCTCGAGGAGTGGGTCGCCTACTCCGGACCGCCGGTGGACGACAGGGCCCTGGCCGAGTTCGTGCGCGCCAGGGCCGGCGCCATCATCTCGGAGCGCGAGGCGGTGATCGCTCGCAGCATGGGCGGGCGAGCCTAG
- a CDS encoding serine/threonine protein kinase — translation MSDSGPDGPSRDVTVALLGRSRLVSEHRPEVSYAVERTIGRGGFAHAVLAVRHAPEGSIPVVLKIMRPETVMHNGDMVTRLFKKEVVALGRLNERVPPTPFVVRLLDTGVASVIVDGRQLELPWLAIEHVHGGVEGETLSKRVRYALKNTGFAFDPERAQSLLRQLTAALSEIHAAEVIHRDLKPSNVLCCGFGPSEVVKVSDFGIARPTGMVSTFGELALGSPGYVAPEQVHLRNEIGPATDVFSFAAVIFFMLTGEKYFEVKSALDGVMAATRPERRSIRSAKALSPELAARRDACQAIDAALAHATAADPRQRPQSAAELAAWISPWLAAGPGSGQPSKRLVTSVLSARTERAAQRDPGRWTWVARQNPGAARVIVDVAWESDGHCLAATPAGLSFWDGGEWTELSPPPVWPIHMVRRLGAGRFLLSTEAGRLHAFAADETAEILACPEPERTISAFSGDLDDLAVMVGVRTGMAPALFGYCGRHWLRPLLVEEAASIPGLARLDRECWLVSGRTRAGGAFAAKYRPLEWRIEPVASPSAPALVCCASQPERGVAIAAGGHHVVRVAPSGKSEVVLGSASHGSACAVDVLGGEWVAGAGSIWFSAGEGASWKEVWKDGSWTAPFVSIHADADHVVLVTADGGVLEGRVS, via the coding sequence GTGAGCGACTCGGGCCCGGACGGTCCGTCGCGAGACGTCACCGTCGCTTTGCTCGGCCGCAGCCGTCTCGTCTCCGAGCACCGCCCGGAGGTCAGCTATGCGGTCGAGCGCACCATCGGCCGAGGCGGCTTCGCCCACGCCGTGCTCGCCGTGCGTCACGCGCCGGAGGGGAGCATCCCCGTCGTGCTCAAGATCATGCGACCGGAGACCGTGATGCACAACGGCGACATGGTCACGCGCTTGTTCAAGAAGGAGGTCGTCGCGCTCGGCCGTCTGAACGAGCGCGTGCCACCGACACCGTTCGTGGTGCGGCTCCTCGACACGGGCGTGGCATCGGTGATCGTCGACGGTCGGCAGCTCGAGCTACCCTGGCTGGCCATCGAGCACGTGCACGGGGGAGTGGAGGGCGAGACGCTCTCCAAGCGCGTGCGCTACGCGCTCAAGAACACGGGCTTTGCCTTCGACCCGGAGCGGGCGCAGAGCCTCTTGCGCCAGCTCACGGCGGCGCTCTCGGAGATCCACGCCGCCGAGGTGATCCACCGCGATCTGAAGCCCAGCAACGTGTTGTGCTGCGGCTTCGGTCCGTCGGAGGTGGTGAAGGTGTCGGACTTCGGCATCGCGCGGCCGACCGGCATGGTCTCGACCTTCGGCGAGCTCGCGCTGGGGTCGCCGGGCTACGTCGCGCCGGAGCAGGTCCACCTGCGCAACGAGATCGGTCCCGCCACCGACGTGTTCAGCTTCGCGGCCGTGATCTTCTTCATGCTGACCGGCGAGAAGTACTTCGAGGTGAAGTCCGCGCTCGACGGCGTGATGGCCGCGACCCGACCCGAGCGGCGCAGCATCCGCTCCGCCAAGGCGCTCTCACCCGAGCTCGCAGCGCGGCGCGATGCATGCCAGGCCATCGACGCCGCGCTCGCCCACGCCACCGCGGCCGATCCTCGGCAGCGGCCCCAGAGCGCGGCCGAGCTCGCCGCCTGGATCTCGCCGTGGCTCGCTGCGGGCCCGGGCAGCGGACAGCCGAGCAAGCGTCTGGTGACCAGCGTGCTCTCGGCGCGGACCGAGCGAGCGGCGCAGCGCGACCCCGGGCGCTGGACGTGGGTGGCACGTCAGAACCCGGGCGCGGCCCGGGTGATCGTGGACGTGGCGTGGGAGAGTGATGGCCACTGTCTGGCCGCGACACCCGCGGGGCTGAGCTTCTGGGACGGCGGGGAGTGGACGGAGCTCTCACCGCCTCCGGTCTGGCCCATCCACATGGTGCGCCGCCTCGGCGCCGGACGTTTCCTCCTCTCCACGGAGGCGGGCCGGCTGCACGCCTTCGCAGCGGACGAGACCGCGGAGATCTTGGCGTGCCCCGAGCCGGAGCGGACGATCAGCGCGTTCTCCGGCGACCTGGACGATCTCGCCGTGATGGTCGGCGTACGGACCGGCATGGCGCCGGCGCTCTTCGGTTACTGCGGCCGCCACTGGCTGCGGCCGCTCCTGGTCGAAGAGGCTGCCAGCATCCCGGGGCTCGCGCGCCTCGATCGCGAGTGCTGGCTGGTCAGCGGGCGCACTCGCGCGGGTGGAGCGTTCGCTGCCAAGTACCGCCCGCTCGAGTGGCGCATCGAGCCGGTGGCGAGCCCGAGCGCGCCCGCGCTGGTGTGCTGCGCCAGCCAGCCCGAGCGCGGAGTGGCAATCGCGGCCGGCGGCCATCACGTGGTGCGCGTCGCGCCGAGCGGCAAGAGCGAGGTCGTGCTGGGCAGCGCTTCCCACGGGTCCGCCTGCGCCGTGGACGTGCTCGGTGGCGAGTGGGTCGCCGGTGCCGGGAGCATCTGGTTTTCGGCCGGCGAAGGCGCGAGCTGGAAGGAGGTCTGGAAGGACGGCTCCTGGACCGCGCCGTTCGTCAGCATTCACGCCGACGCCGATCACGTGGTCTTGGTCACGGCGGACGGCGGGGTGCTAGAAGGTCGGGTGAGCTAG
- a CDS encoding serine/threonine protein kinase, with protein sequence MVARQWAAGDVLAEKYRLVRELGRGGMGAVWSAEHLVLRSPVAVKLVLSKVADSEPLRARFLREAQAAAALRSPHVVQILDYGVHEDTPFMVMELLEGESLRQRLARTGVLGAQETARLLIHVARALQKAQEAGIVHRDLKPDNVFLVHNADEDIAKVLDFGIAKALNETEAGAGAATHTGTVLGTPHYMSPEQARGTRAVDHRSDLWALGVITFECLTGRRPFDSAVLGDLLVKICTEPLPVPSAVAPVPPGFDAWFSRALERDPERRFGSALEMAEAFRALVGAGQPSLAPPPAQTTSAIGPAQTAPLSGPFSVPAPAVTQGPHSFTPAPSKKGSPLVVPLVALLGLGAVATLGTAGYLYSQRSGASTQPSASTLDAPIAARGAELLDVVDAGDAAAGPARPGVRAAASPSSAPPAGDAGSDWLNDVKKAQSDAQKAQSDAQKAREDAEKARQAAEALKQKYGGAK encoded by the coding sequence ATGGTGGCGCGCCAGTGGGCGGCCGGTGACGTGCTCGCCGAAAAGTACCGACTCGTCCGGGAGCTGGGTCGCGGTGGCATGGGCGCGGTGTGGAGCGCCGAGCACCTGGTGCTGCGCTCCCCCGTCGCGGTGAAGCTGGTGCTGTCCAAGGTGGCCGACTCGGAGCCGCTGCGCGCTCGCTTCTTGCGGGAGGCGCAGGCGGCCGCCGCGCTGCGCAGCCCCCACGTGGTGCAAATCCTCGACTACGGTGTGCACGAGGACACGCCGTTCATGGTGATGGAGCTGCTCGAAGGCGAGAGCCTCAGGCAGCGCCTCGCGCGGACAGGCGTGCTCGGCGCCCAGGAGACGGCGCGTCTCCTGATCCACGTGGCCCGGGCCCTGCAAAAGGCGCAGGAAGCCGGCATCGTGCACCGCGACCTCAAGCCCGACAACGTCTTCCTGGTGCACAACGCCGACGAGGACATCGCCAAGGTGCTCGACTTCGGGATCGCCAAGGCGCTGAACGAGACCGAGGCGGGCGCCGGCGCAGCCACGCACACCGGGACGGTGCTGGGCACGCCCCACTACATGAGCCCGGAGCAGGCGCGCGGCACCCGCGCCGTCGATCATCGCTCGGATCTCTGGGCGCTCGGCGTCATCACCTTCGAGTGCCTGACCGGGCGGCGTCCGTTCGACAGCGCCGTGCTCGGAGATCTCCTGGTCAAGATCTGCACCGAGCCGCTGCCGGTGCCCTCGGCCGTTGCGCCGGTGCCCCCTGGCTTCGACGCCTGGTTCTCCCGCGCGCTCGAGCGCGATCCCGAGCGCCGCTTCGGCTCGGCGCTGGAGATGGCCGAGGCCTTCCGTGCGCTGGTCGGCGCCGGGCAACCTTCGCTCGCTCCGCCGCCCGCGCAGACCACCAGCGCCATCGGCCCGGCCCAGACGGCGCCGCTCTCGGGGCCGTTCTCGGTGCCCGCGCCCGCCGTCACCCAAGGGCCGCACAGCTTCACGCCCGCGCCGAGCAAGAAGGGCTCGCCCCTGGTGGTGCCGCTGGTTGCGCTCTTGGGACTCGGCGCCGTCGCGACGCTGGGCACGGCCGGCTACCTCTACTCTCAGCGCTCGGGCGCGAGCACGCAGCCGAGCGCCTCCACTCTCGACGCACCCATCGCCGCCCGCGGCGCCGAGCTGCTCGACGTCGTCGATGCGGGCGACGCTGCAGCGGGGCCGGCGCGGCCCGGCGTGCGCGCGGCCGCCTCCCCGTCGTCGGCGCCACCCGCCGGGGACGCGGGCTCGGACTGGCTGAACGACGTCAAGAAGGCTCAGTCCGACGCGCAGAAGGCCCAGTCCGACGCGCAGAAGGCCAGGGAAGACGCCGAGAAGGCCCGGCAGGCCGCGGAAGCCCTCAAGCAGAAGTACGGGGGCGCGAAGTGA
- a CDS encoding helix-turn-helix domain-containing protein codes for MTTSRKDVLHALGRSVRARRHERGLTLAGLSEMAGVSPRFLAALEAGDGNISVARLCDVAHALGVTAADLLAGVESAEHRGRTVALLGLRGAGKSTIGPKLAERLCLPFLEIDRLVERAAGMSLGEVFELHGEAFYRKLERETLRGLLTETTGAVIATGGSVVSDSESFDLLRKSATTVWLKARPEDHMSRVIAQGDERPMKNRTDAMAELRALFVTRAALYAQADHVVDTSLLGVEGSVTALAQALSS; via the coding sequence ATGACAACCTCCCGAAAAGACGTGCTCCACGCCCTGGGCCGAAGCGTCCGCGCGCGTCGCCACGAGCGCGGCCTGACCCTGGCCGGCCTGAGCGAAATGGCTGGGGTGAGCCCCCGTTTCCTGGCCGCGCTCGAGGCCGGGGACGGCAACATCTCGGTCGCCCGCCTGTGCGACGTGGCGCACGCCCTGGGAGTGACCGCCGCCGATCTGCTCGCAGGGGTCGAGTCCGCCGAGCACCGCGGCCGCACGGTCGCGCTCTTGGGCCTGCGCGGCGCCGGCAAGAGCACCATCGGTCCCAAGCTCGCGGAGCGCCTCTGCTTGCCGTTCTTGGAGATCGATCGACTGGTCGAGCGCGCCGCCGGCATGTCACTCGGCGAGGTGTTCGAGCTCCATGGCGAGGCCTTCTACCGCAAGCTCGAGCGCGAGACGCTGCGCGGGCTCTTGACCGAGACGACCGGCGCGGTCATCGCCACCGGCGGCAGCGTGGTCAGCGACAGCGAGTCCTTCGACCTCTTGCGCAAGAGCGCGACCACGGTGTGGCTGAAGGCTCGGCCGGAGGACCACATGTCGCGGGTCATCGCCCAAGGTGACGAGCGCCCGATGAAGAACCGGACGGACGCCATGGCCGAGCTGCGAGCGCTGTTCGTGACCCGCGCTGCGCTCTACGCCCAGGCCGACCACGTCGTGGACACCAGCCTGCTCGGCGTCGAAGGCAGCGTCACCGCCCTGGCCCAAGCACTCTCCAGCTGA
- a CDS encoding sigma 54-dependent Fis family transcriptional regulator: MASDRTVPIEQTGRLVRTLRVEVVTGPDAGRKLVSGSDSISVGGADGNDLVVTDKTVSRFHLELRRRAGRILAVDLGSTNGTRIGGVVLQAGSAVVDPTTVLSLGATSLRVDDGDIVDVGETPARFGELFGDSAPMRRLMAQASRVAASDVSVLLLGESGTGKELIARALHDTSQRAAEPFVTVDCGAITPTLFSSELFGHERGAFTGAERQHIGAFERAHGGTLFLDEIGELPPELQSALLGALERRRIRRVGGKDDVAVDVRLVSATHRDLRAQVNSATFRLDLFYRVAVVTLSVPPLRERTEDIPGLVEHFLREAGHRGPLREVFPTDELRRLGAHPWPGNVRELRNFVLGTLALGEPAQLQAPALGAGEEARDPFAGVMGLPYRDAKRVVMDDFERRYVEQLLQKSGGNVRQAARDGQMDRSYLMELVKRHRLR, from the coding sequence ATGGCCTCCGACCGAACCGTCCCCATCGAGCAGACCGGGCGTCTCGTGCGCACGCTGCGCGTCGAGGTCGTGACCGGACCCGATGCCGGGAGGAAGCTCGTATCGGGGTCCGACTCGATCAGCGTGGGCGGAGCCGACGGCAACGACCTGGTGGTGACGGACAAGACCGTCAGCCGCTTTCACCTCGAGCTCCGCCGCCGCGCCGGCCGCATCCTGGCGGTAGACCTGGGCTCGACCAACGGCACCCGCATCGGCGGCGTCGTGCTGCAAGCCGGGAGCGCGGTCGTCGACCCGACGACCGTGCTGTCCCTGGGCGCGACCAGCCTGCGCGTGGACGACGGCGACATCGTGGACGTGGGCGAGACGCCGGCGCGCTTCGGCGAGCTGTTCGGCGACAGCGCGCCGATGCGCCGGCTGATGGCCCAGGCGAGCCGGGTCGCCGCGAGCGACGTGTCCGTGCTGCTGCTCGGCGAGTCGGGTACCGGCAAGGAGCTCATCGCACGCGCGCTCCACGACACCAGCCAGCGAGCCGCCGAGCCGTTCGTGACCGTGGACTGCGGCGCGATCACGCCGACGCTGTTCTCGAGCGAGCTGTTCGGGCACGAGCGGGGCGCGTTCACCGGCGCCGAACGCCAGCACATCGGTGCGTTCGAGCGCGCCCACGGGGGCACCTTGTTTCTGGACGAGATCGGCGAGCTGCCGCCGGAGCTCCAGTCGGCGCTGCTCGGCGCGCTGGAACGCAGGCGCATTCGCCGGGTCGGCGGCAAGGACGACGTCGCCGTCGACGTGCGCTTGGTCTCGGCCACGCACCGGGACCTCAGGGCCCAGGTCAACTCGGCGACGTTCCGGCTCGATCTGTTCTATCGGGTCGCCGTCGTCACGCTCTCGGTGCCGCCGCTCCGCGAGCGTACGGAGGACATCCCCGGTCTGGTCGAGCACTTCCTGCGCGAAGCGGGTCATCGCGGCCCGCTGAGGGAGGTGTTCCCGACCGACGAGCTACGGAGGCTCGGGGCGCACCCGTGGCCGGGCAACGTCCGCGAGCTGCGGAACTTCGTGCTCGGCACGCTGGCCTTGGGCGAGCCCGCCCAGCTCCAGGCGCCGGCGCTCGGAGCCGGCGAGGAGGCGCGCGATCCCTTCGCTGGCGTGATGGGGCTACCGTACCGCGACGCGAAGCGCGTGGTGATGGACGACTTCGAGCGGCGCTACGTCGAGCAGCTCTTGCAGAAGAGCGGGGGCAACGTGCGCCAGGCAGCCCGGGACGGGCAGATGGACCGCTCGTACCTGATGGAGCTCGTCAAGCGGCACCGCTTGCGCTGA
- a CDS encoding benzoyl-CoA-dihydrodiol lyase, protein MDPIRFETHPNEYRRFRLSIDGPIATLAMDVPEDAAVAGDYVLKLNSYDLGVDIELADAIQRIRFEHPEVRSLVVTSLKDRIFCSGANIYMLGSSTHAFKVNFCKFTNETRLYLEDMASESGIPTIAALNGTASGGGYELAMACDYIILQDDGNSAVSLPEVPLLGVLPGTGGLTRLVDKRKVRRDLADAFSTVAEGVRGKRAVEWRLIDESAPRSKFEAAVKAAAERFAAKSAERKGAGVTLPKLAPERAGNLTKYRHVTLSLDSEKRVATLTVRGPSGPMPKSADELRRAGADLWALRAFRELDDALLELRFNQLEVGLIVLETEGDPAAVVESDRVIAELAKSDWFAKEVLLHQKRVLKRLDLSAKSSFAIIRPGSCFAGSLFELALSADRSYMLDADGGPTVQLSPLNFAGLPMSNGLTRLETRFLATPERVNELRAREGSISTEDAAELGLVTFAPDDIDWDDEVRIAIEERAAFSPDALTGMEASLRFAGPETMETKIFGRLSAWQNWIFQRPNAVGQKGALTVYGSPERAVFDYRRT, encoded by the coding sequence ATGGACCCGATCCGCTTCGAGACCCACCCCAACGAGTACCGTCGCTTCCGCCTGAGCATCGACGGCCCCATCGCGACCCTGGCCATGGACGTGCCCGAAGACGCCGCCGTCGCCGGCGACTACGTGCTGAAGCTGAACAGCTACGACCTCGGGGTCGACATCGAGCTGGCGGACGCCATCCAGCGCATTCGCTTCGAGCACCCGGAAGTGCGCAGCTTGGTGGTCACCAGCCTGAAGGACCGCATCTTCTGCTCGGGCGCCAACATCTACATGCTCGGCAGCTCGACGCACGCCTTCAAGGTGAACTTCTGCAAGTTCACCAACGAGACCCGCCTGTACCTGGAGGACATGGCGAGCGAGAGCGGCATCCCCACCATCGCGGCGCTCAACGGGACCGCCAGCGGCGGCGGCTACGAGCTGGCCATGGCCTGCGACTACATCATCCTGCAAGACGACGGGAACAGCGCCGTCAGCCTACCGGAGGTGCCGCTCCTCGGCGTGCTGCCGGGAACCGGAGGCCTGACCCGGCTCGTCGACAAGCGCAAGGTGCGTCGAGATCTGGCGGACGCGTTCAGCACCGTGGCGGAGGGCGTGCGCGGCAAGCGTGCCGTCGAGTGGCGCCTGATCGACGAGAGCGCGCCGCGAAGCAAGTTCGAGGCTGCGGTGAAGGCTGCCGCCGAGCGCTTTGCCGCCAAGTCCGCCGAGCGCAAGGGTGCTGGAGTGACGCTGCCGAAGCTCGCGCCGGAGCGCGCCGGCAACCTGACCAAGTACCGGCACGTCACTTTGTCGCTCGACTCCGAGAAACGCGTCGCGACCTTGACCGTCCGCGGACCCTCGGGTCCCATGCCGAAGAGCGCGGACGAGCTGCGCCGTGCAGGCGCGGACCTGTGGGCGCTCCGCGCCTTCCGGGAGCTCGACGACGCCCTGCTCGAGCTGCGCTTCAACCAGCTGGAGGTCGGGCTGATCGTCCTCGAGACCGAGGGTGACCCGGCAGCGGTGGTCGAGAGCGACCGCGTCATCGCCGAGCTGGCCAAGAGCGACTGGTTCGCCAAAGAGGTGCTGTTGCACCAGAAGCGCGTGCTCAAGCGCCTGGATCTCTCCGCGAAGAGCTCCTTCGCCATCATCCGACCGGGCTCGTGCTTCGCCGGCTCGCTGTTCGAGCTGGCGCTCTCCGCGGACCGCTCCTACATGCTTGACGCGGACGGCGGGCCGACCGTTCAGCTCTCGCCGCTGAACTTCGCCGGTCTGCCCATGTCCAACGGCCTCACCCGGCTCGAGACGCGCTTTCTGGCCACGCCAGAGCGGGTGAACGAGCTCAGGGCGCGCGAAGGCTCGATCTCTACGGAGGACGCCGCAGAGCTCGGCCTGGTGACCTTCGCTCCCGACGACATCGACTGGGACGACGAGGTGCGCATCGCCATCGAGGAGCGCGCTGCGTTCTCACCTGACGCGCTCACCGGCATGGAGGCCAGCCTGCGCTTCGCCGGGCCGGAGACGATGGAGACCAAGATCTTCGGCCGGCTGAGCGCCTGGCAGAACTGGATCTTCCAGCGCCCGAACGCCGTGGGCCAGAAGGGCGCGCTCACCGTCTACGGCTCGCCCGAGCGAGCAGTTTTCGACTACCGGCGCACATGA
- a CDS encoding sigma 54-interacting transcriptional regulator, which yields MHLPTVQQLAAAVAIPRLELWVEREAGRDVARTSVLEGDVLRVGSHPSNDVVLDDRAVSRFHFQLTRSDQGWLVSDSGSLNGTTVNGVRVRDADLPRPGCRIELGDSVLRLQELGPEAIEEIPTWSSFGDLYGESMAMRQLFAVLDRVAKSESTVLIEGESGTGKELAAMEIARRGPRSSGPFIIVDCSSISPNLIESELFGHARGAFTGADKNRVGAFEAANGGTIFLDEIGEMPLEMQPKLLRALEAREIRRTGENEARKIDVRVIAATNRRLEREINAGRFREDLYFRLGVVTVRMPPLRKRLQDIPMLVQVILRSLNAEDALHLFTPEVIDDMSRYDWPGNVRELRNYVERAVVLDHAPPASERRSGQSFAPEEAATAPGLGGPPANTDITVPFKSAKEAVITEFERAYLKALLDWSGGNVSKAARKAKMDRMYLYRLLQRYELRGGSRIED from the coding sequence ATGCATTTGCCCACCGTTCAGCAGCTCGCCGCGGCGGTGGCCATTCCAAGGCTCGAGCTCTGGGTCGAGCGCGAGGCCGGCCGCGACGTCGCGCGCACGTCGGTGCTCGAGGGCGACGTCCTGCGCGTCGGCTCGCACCCCAGCAACGACGTCGTGCTCGACGACCGTGCGGTCTCGCGCTTTCACTTCCAGCTCACGCGCAGCGACCAGGGCTGGCTCGTGTCCGACAGCGGGTCGCTGAATGGCACCACGGTCAACGGAGTGCGCGTCCGGGACGCCGACCTGCCGCGCCCCGGCTGCCGCATCGAGCTGGGAGACTCGGTGCTCCGCCTGCAAGAGCTCGGCCCGGAGGCCATCGAGGAGATCCCGACCTGGTCCTCGTTCGGCGACCTGTACGGCGAGTCGATGGCGATGCGCCAGCTGTTCGCCGTGCTCGATCGGGTCGCGAAGAGCGAGTCCACGGTGCTGATCGAGGGTGAGAGCGGGACGGGCAAGGAGCTGGCCGCGATGGAAATCGCCCGGCGTGGCCCCCGCTCGAGCGGCCCGTTCATCATCGTGGACTGCAGCTCCATCTCTCCCAACCTGATCGAGAGCGAGCTGTTCGGTCACGCCCGCGGCGCCTTCACCGGCGCGGACAAGAACCGCGTCGGGGCGTTCGAGGCCGCCAACGGCGGCACCATCTTCTTGGACGAGATCGGCGAGATGCCGCTGGAGATGCAGCCAAAGCTGCTGCGAGCGCTGGAGGCGCGGGAGATCCGCCGAACCGGGGAGAACGAGGCCCGCAAGATCGACGTGCGAGTCATCGCCGCGACCAACCGCCGGCTCGAGCGCGAGATCAATGCCGGTAGGTTCCGCGAGGACCTGTACTTCCGGCTGGGGGTGGTCACGGTGCGCATGCCGCCGCTCCGGAAGCGCCTGCAGGACATCCCGATGCTGGTGCAGGTGATCCTGCGCTCGCTGAACGCCGAGGACGCGCTCCACCTGTTCACGCCCGAGGTCATCGACGACATGTCGCGCTACGACTGGCCCGGCAACGTGCGCGAGCTCCGCAACTACGTCGAACGCGCCGTGGTGCTCGACCACGCTCCCCCGGCCAGCGAGCGGCGGAGCGGCCAGAGCTTCGCACCGGAGGAGGCGGCGACCGCGCCGGGACTGGGCGGCCCGCCCGCCAACACGGACATCACGGTGCCGTTCAAGAGCGCGAAGGAGGCCGTGATCACCGAGTTCGAGCGGGCCTACCTCAAGGCGCTCCTCGACTGGTCGGGCGGCAACGTGAGCAAGGCGGCACGCAAGGCCAAGATGGACCGCATGTACCTCTACCGCCTGCTGCAACGTTACGAGCTGCGCGGCGGCTCCCGCATCGAGGACTGA